One genomic segment of Alicycliphilus denitrificans K601 includes these proteins:
- the ppk1 gene encoding polyphosphate kinase 1, whose translation MPPFQSSPAPVESVEERDAEEAAGRAADEAPAPAHSFHPLDRDHSILAFNERVLDWAVREDVPLLERLRYLCIVSSNLDEFFEVRAAAHLAAAEGGDAKEGYSLHSFEILAIKAHDLVARQYALYNGSLIPAFAAHGIRIVSHGERTGAQRRWVREYFRRDVRPLLIPVGLDPAHPFPQVANKSLNFIVRLRGSDAFGRENEIAIVKVPRALPRIMRLPQQVAPTGVQFVSLSSIIRTHLADLFPGREVCEFSQFRVTRHSDLAVDEEDVRSLRTVLRQGLQHRHFGQAVRLEVSSGCSGFLSDFLQSQFGLPAAALYRVQGPVNLVRLVQMVDLVNDPALLFPPWRPAWPARLPRSASIMAEMRRRDLLIHQPFESFEGVVAFLREAVNDPQVLAIKQTIYRTGADSELMELLREAVRRGKEVTAVVELKARFDEEANINWAEALESIGAQVVYGVVGLKTHAKMLLVTRREGSRLRRYGHLSTGNYNPRTARLYTDISYLTANAELTADMDAVFDHLANQNRLPRLRQLVIAPFALHGFLTGMIDAVGLAAERGEGGRIVAKMNALTDAALMQALMRAAQRGARVDLIVRGACMLPAGVPGVTDNIRVRSVIGRFLEHTRVFYFRGGAKEDLYLSSADWMNRNMLRRVELAWPVTDRKLRQRIIDECLVAYLHDDRDAWRLEPDGSYRRAPRALDGQGAQNALMARYAPMAAGAAAHGKGGA comes from the coding sequence ATGCCTCCTTTCCAGTCTTCGCCCGCCCCAGTCGAATCCGTGGAGGAGCGGGACGCAGAAGAGGCGGCCGGACGCGCCGCGGACGAGGCGCCGGCGCCCGCGCACTCGTTCCATCCGCTCGACCGTGACCACAGCATCCTGGCGTTCAACGAGCGCGTGCTGGACTGGGCCGTCCGCGAGGACGTGCCGCTGCTCGAGCGCCTGCGCTACCTGTGCATCGTCTCGTCCAACCTCGACGAGTTCTTCGAGGTGCGGGCAGCGGCCCATTTGGCGGCGGCCGAGGGCGGGGACGCCAAGGAGGGCTACAGCCTGCACTCCTTCGAGATCCTGGCCATCAAGGCCCACGACCTGGTGGCGCGGCAGTATGCGCTGTACAACGGCTCGCTGATCCCCGCCTTCGCGGCACACGGCATACGCATCGTCTCGCATGGCGAGCGCACGGGCGCGCAGCGGCGCTGGGTGCGCGAGTACTTCCGGCGCGACGTGCGGCCGCTGCTGATCCCCGTGGGGCTGGACCCGGCCCATCCGTTTCCGCAGGTGGCGAACAAGTCGCTGAACTTCATCGTCCGCCTGCGCGGGAGCGACGCCTTCGGGCGCGAGAACGAGATCGCCATCGTCAAGGTACCGCGCGCGCTGCCGCGCATCATGCGCCTGCCGCAGCAGGTGGCCCCGACTGGCGTGCAGTTCGTCAGCCTCTCCAGCATCATCCGCACGCACCTGGCGGACCTGTTCCCGGGCCGGGAGGTGTGCGAGTTCTCGCAGTTCCGCGTGACGCGCCATTCGGACCTGGCGGTGGACGAGGAAGACGTGCGCAGCCTGCGCACCGTGCTGCGCCAGGGCCTGCAGCACCGCCACTTTGGGCAGGCCGTGCGGCTGGAGGTGTCGTCCGGCTGCTCGGGCTTCCTCTCGGACTTCCTGCAGTCGCAGTTCGGGCTGCCCGCCGCGGCCCTGTACCGGGTGCAGGGGCCGGTCAACCTGGTGCGGCTGGTGCAGATGGTGGACCTCGTCAACGACCCCGCGCTGCTGTTCCCGCCCTGGCGCCCGGCGTGGCCGGCGCGGCTGCCGCGGTCCGCGTCGATCATGGCCGAGATGCGCCGGCGCGACCTGCTCATCCACCAGCCGTTCGAGAGCTTCGAGGGCGTGGTGGCCTTTCTGCGCGAGGCGGTGAACGATCCCCAGGTGCTGGCGATCAAGCAGACCATCTACCGCACGGGCGCGGACTCCGAGCTCATGGAGCTGCTGCGCGAGGCGGTACGCCGCGGCAAGGAGGTGACGGCCGTGGTGGAGCTCAAGGCGCGCTTCGACGAAGAGGCCAACATCAACTGGGCCGAGGCCCTGGAGTCGATCGGCGCGCAGGTGGTCTACGGCGTCGTGGGCCTCAAGACCCACGCCAAGATGCTGCTGGTGACGCGGCGCGAAGGCAGCCGCCTGCGGCGCTACGGCCACCTGTCCACCGGCAACTACAACCCGCGCACCGCGCGCCTGTACACCGACATCAGCTATCTGACGGCCAACGCGGAACTCACGGCGGACATGGACGCGGTCTTCGACCACCTGGCCAACCAGAACCGCCTGCCCAGGCTGCGGCAGCTCGTGATCGCGCCGTTCGCGCTGCACGGCTTCCTGACCGGCATGATCGACGCCGTGGGCCTTGCCGCCGAGCGTGGCGAGGGCGGCCGCATCGTGGCCAAGATGAATGCGCTGACGGACGCCGCCCTGATGCAGGCGCTCATGCGCGCCGCGCAGCGCGGCGCGCGCGTGGACCTCATCGTGCGCGGCGCCTGCATGCTGCCCGCGGGCGTGCCCGGGGTGACCGACAACATACGCGTGCGCTCGGTCATAGGGCGGTTCCTGGAGCACACACGCGTGTTCTATTTCCGCGGCGGCGCGAAGGAGGACCTGTACCTGTCCAGCGCGGACTGGATGAACCGCAACATGCTGCGCCGCGTGGAACTGGCCTGGCCCGTGACCGACAGGAAGCTGCGCCAACGCATCATCGACGAGTGCCTGGTGGCCTATTTGCACGACGACCGGGACGCATGGCGCCTGGAGCCCGACGGCAGCTACCGCCGCGCGCCCCGCGCGCTGGACGGCCAGGGCGCCCAGAACGCGCTCATGGCGCGCTACGCGCCCATGGCGGCGGGCGCCGCCGCACACGGGAAGGGGGGTGCGTGA
- a CDS encoding GNAT family N-acetyltransferase: MSDSPNPAMPLSLGAPLHRPSQTAGAGAPARGGVEVAWARHLDEVREAQRLRFEVFASEMGARLQTVVPGHDVDLFDDYCEHLLVRDAATRQVVGTYRVLTPAQARRTGGTYSDTEFDLERLHGLRERMVELGRSCVHPEHRHGGVILALWGALAGFMARNRLDTMIGCASIPMQHGGIVTGDVAASIWHQLRRTHLALPEYRVLPRLALPLEHLDGSLDVEPPALIRGYLRLGTKVLGAPAWDPDFNTADLPMLMRLADLPPRYRRHFLGE, encoded by the coding sequence ATGAGCGATTCGCCGAACCCCGCCATGCCCCTGAGCCTTGGGGCGCCGCTTCATCGCCCATCACAAACCGCGGGCGCCGGTGCGCCGGCACGCGGCGGGGTGGAGGTGGCGTGGGCGCGACATCTCGACGAGGTCCGCGAAGCGCAACGGCTGAGGTTCGAGGTCTTCGCGTCCGAAATGGGCGCGCGCCTGCAGACCGTGGTGCCCGGGCACGACGTGGACCTGTTCGACGACTACTGCGAGCACCTGCTGGTGCGGGACGCCGCGACCCGGCAGGTGGTGGGCACCTACCGCGTGCTCACGCCGGCCCAGGCCAGGCGCACGGGCGGCACCTACAGCGACACCGAGTTCGACCTGGAGCGTCTGCACGGCCTGCGCGAGCGCATGGTGGAGCTGGGCCGCAGCTGCGTGCACCCGGAGCACCGCCACGGCGGCGTGATCCTGGCCCTGTGGGGCGCGCTGGCTGGCTTCATGGCACGCAACCGGCTCGACACCATGATCGGCTGCGCCAGTATTCCCATGCAGCATGGCGGCATCGTGACCGGCGACGTGGCGGCTAGCATCTGGCACCAACTGCGCCGGACGCACCTGGCCCTGCCCGAATACCGCGTGCTGCCGCGCCTGGCCCTGCCATTGGAGCACCTGGACGGCAGCCTGGACGTGGAGCCGCCGGCCCTGATCCGGGGGTACCTGCGCCTGGGCACGAAAGTCCTCGGGGCGCCGGCCTGGGACCCGGACTTCAACACCGCGGACCTGCCCATGCTCATGCGCCTGGCCGACCTGCCGCCGCGCTACCGCAGGCACTTCCTGGGGGAGTAA
- a CDS encoding putative bifunctional diguanylate cyclase/phosphodiesterase, which produces MSHPLAALAPGLASSTALQRILREQQALLDSAGVGIAFIRNRTVLRCNQHCANIFGLASPEEVVGRSSEGLHPSRDAFRELGRAAFPDLSRGLAYRTKRQLRRSDGRLFWAHLTGRLINPHDSGEGSLWIIDDIDAQRHARALLDSAMVSRLQREIEDRRSDQERIYRMAHYDALTQLPNRVLLAERGEEAIRLAQENGTPLAVMFLDLDNFKHVNDSLGHRVGDALLVEIARRLQGTVRERDTVARLGGDEFVLLLPRANAQGAERVAAKMQEAAMQPVQVGHHELSLALSMGIALFPEHGSDFETLIQCADTAMYRAKAGGRNNYCFFTPQMQEQSARALQLTNALRRALERNQLSLHYQPQVALPTGRVHGVEALLRWNHPELGSVSPAEFIPVAEDSGLILPIGEWVLRTALAQLQAWHAAGLPRLTMAVNLSATQLRQPQLPQMVEHLLHEHRIAAHMLELELTENVAVDDPHTAIASMEQLHTMGVRLSMDDFGTGYSSLSQLKRFQIYRLKIDQSFVRDLDHDGNDRAIVSAIIRMAQALGMRTTAEGVETADQLAFLREQGCDEAQGYYFSRPLPAAELERHRLGCQAA; this is translated from the coding sequence ATGTCCCACCCCCTCGCCGCCCTCGCGCCCGGGCTGGCCTCTTCCACGGCGCTTCAACGCATCCTGCGCGAGCAGCAGGCGCTGCTGGACAGCGCCGGGGTGGGCATCGCCTTCATCCGCAACCGCACGGTGCTGCGCTGCAACCAGCACTGCGCCAACATCTTCGGCCTGGCCTCGCCCGAAGAGGTCGTAGGGCGCAGCAGCGAAGGCCTGCACCCCAGCCGCGACGCTTTCCGCGAACTCGGGCGCGCGGCGTTTCCGGACCTCTCCCGGGGGCTGGCCTACCGCACCAAGCGCCAGCTCAGGCGCAGCGACGGCCGCCTATTCTGGGCGCACCTGACGGGGCGGCTGATCAACCCGCACGACAGCGGCGAAGGCTCGCTCTGGATCATCGACGACATCGACGCGCAAAGGCATGCCCGGGCCCTGCTCGACAGCGCCATGGTGAGCCGGCTGCAGCGCGAGATCGAGGACCGCCGCAGCGACCAGGAGCGCATCTACCGCATGGCGCACTACGACGCCCTGACGCAGCTGCCCAACCGCGTGCTGCTGGCCGAACGGGGCGAGGAGGCCATCCGCCTGGCGCAGGAGAACGGCACGCCGCTGGCCGTGATGTTCCTCGACCTGGACAACTTCAAGCATGTCAACGATTCGCTGGGCCACCGCGTGGGCGATGCCCTGCTGGTGGAGATCGCCCGGCGCCTGCAGGGCACCGTGCGCGAGCGCGACACCGTGGCGCGCCTGGGCGGCGACGAGTTCGTGCTGCTGCTGCCGCGCGCGAACGCCCAGGGCGCTGAGCGCGTGGCGGCCAAGATGCAGGAGGCCGCCATGCAGCCCGTGCAGGTGGGCCACCACGAGCTGTCGCTCGCCCTGTCCATGGGCATCGCCCTGTTCCCCGAGCACGGCAGCGACTTCGAGACGCTGATCCAGTGCGCCGATACGGCCATGTACCGCGCCAAGGCCGGCGGGCGCAACAACTATTGCTTCTTCACGCCGCAGATGCAGGAGCAGTCGGCGCGCGCCCTGCAGCTGACCAACGCCCTGCGCCGCGCGCTGGAGCGCAACCAGCTCTCGCTGCACTACCAGCCGCAGGTCGCGCTGCCCACGGGCAGGGTGCACGGCGTGGAGGCGCTGCTGCGCTGGAACCATCCCGAGCTGGGCTCGGTGTCGCCGGCGGAATTCATCCCCGTGGCCGAGGACAGCGGCCTGATCCTGCCCATCGGCGAGTGGGTGCTGCGCACAGCCCTCGCCCAGCTGCAGGCCTGGCATGCGGCGGGGCTGCCGCGGCTGACCATGGCCGTGAACCTGTCGGCCACGCAGCTGCGCCAGCCGCAACTGCCGCAGATGGTGGAGCACCTGCTCCACGAGCACCGCATCGCCGCGCACATGCTGGAGCTGGAGCTGACCGAGAACGTGGCCGTGGACGACCCCCACACGGCCATCGCCAGCATGGAGCAGCTGCACACCATGGGGGTGCGGCTGTCCATGGACGACTTCGGCACGGGCTATTCGTCGCTCAGCCAGCTCAAGCGCTTCCAGATCTACCGGCTGAAGATCGACCAGTCGTTCGTGCGCGACCTGGACCACGACGGCAACGACCGCGCCATCGTCAGCGCCATCATCCGCATGGCCCAGGCCCTGGGCATGCGCACAACGGCCGAAGGCGTGGAGACGGCGGACCAGCTGGCCTTTCTGCGCGAACAGGGCTGCGACGAGGCCCAGGGCTACTACTTCAGCCGCCCCCTGCCCGCCGCGGAGCTGGAGCGGCATCGGCTGGGCTGCCAGGCGGCCTGA
- the glmM gene encoding phosphoglucosamine mutase, whose product MTRKYFGTDGIRGTVGQAPITPDFVLRLAHAVGRVLRRSEARPTVLIGKDTRISGYMLEAALESGFNSAGVDVILLGPLPTPGVAYLTRAQRASLGVVISASHNPYPDNGIKFFSAQGTKLPDAWEQEVEAALDEPPMWADSATLGKTRRLDDAAGRYIEFCKSTFAHDLTLRGLKIVVDAAHGAAYHIAPKVFHELGADVVAIGCAPDGLNINHEVGATHPDALVRAVRANRADFGIGLDGDADRLQMVDADGRLYNGDELLYLMAADRLARDEHVPGVVGTLMTNMAVEQALVRRGVKFVRAKVGDRYVLEELQRQHWLLGGEGSGHLLVLDRHTTGDGLVSALQVLQTCVRSQRTLAQLLADVPLFPQVLLNVRLNTGQDWTVNEALERTTREVQAELGDNGRLLVRASGTEPLLRVMVEARDAEQASRCAQRLADAARAG is encoded by the coding sequence ATGACGCGTAAATATTTCGGCACCGACGGCATCCGCGGCACCGTGGGGCAGGCCCCCATCACTCCCGACTTCGTGCTGCGCCTGGCGCATGCCGTGGGGCGCGTGCTGCGCCGCTCCGAGGCGCGCCCCACGGTGCTGATCGGCAAGGACACGCGTATCTCGGGCTACATGCTCGAAGCGGCGCTGGAATCGGGCTTCAACTCGGCCGGGGTGGACGTGATCCTGCTCGGGCCGCTGCCCACGCCCGGCGTGGCTTACCTCACGCGCGCGCAGCGCGCCAGCCTGGGGGTGGTCATCAGCGCCAGCCACAACCCGTATCCCGACAACGGCATCAAGTTCTTCAGCGCCCAGGGCACGAAGCTGCCCGACGCATGGGAGCAGGAGGTGGAGGCCGCGCTGGACGAGCCGCCCATGTGGGCCGATTCTGCGACGCTCGGCAAGACGCGCAGGCTCGACGACGCGGCGGGTCGCTACATCGAGTTCTGCAAGAGCACCTTCGCGCACGACCTCACGCTGCGCGGCCTGAAGATCGTGGTGGACGCCGCCCATGGCGCGGCCTACCACATCGCGCCCAAGGTGTTCCATGAGCTGGGCGCCGACGTCGTCGCCATCGGCTGCGCGCCCGACGGCCTGAACATCAACCACGAGGTGGGCGCCACGCACCCGGACGCGCTGGTGCGCGCTGTGCGCGCCAACCGCGCGGACTTCGGCATCGGGCTCGATGGCGACGCCGACCGCCTGCAGATGGTGGACGCCGACGGGCGCCTGTACAACGGCGACGAGCTGCTCTACCTCATGGCTGCCGACCGGCTGGCCCGCGACGAGCATGTGCCCGGCGTGGTGGGCACGCTGATGACCAACATGGCCGTGGAGCAGGCCCTGGTGCGCCGCGGCGTGAAGTTCGTGCGCGCCAAGGTCGGCGACCGCTACGTGCTGGAGGAACTGCAGCGCCAGCACTGGCTGCTGGGCGGCGAGGGTTCGGGGCACCTGCTGGTGCTGGACCGCCACACTACGGGCGACGGCCTGGTCAGCGCGCTGCAGGTGCTGCAGACTTGCGTGCGCAGCCAGAGGACGCTGGCGCAGCTGCTGGCCGACGTGCCGCTGTTCCCGCAAGTGCTGCTCAACGTGCGGCTCAATACGGGGCAGGACTGGACGGTCAACGAGGCCCTGGAGCGCACGACCCGCGAGGTGCAGGCCGAGCTGGGCGACAACGGCCGCCTGCTGGTGCGCGCCAGCGGCACTGAGCCCCTGCTGCGCGTGATGGTCGAGGCGCGCGACGCGGAGCAGGCCAGCCGCTGCGCCCAGCGCCTGGCGGATGCGGCCCGCGCGGGATGA
- the folP gene encoding dihydropteroate synthase codes for MLWQTSRFDLDLTRPRVMGIVNVTPDSFSDGGRHAGTQAALRHCERLLEEGADILDIGGESTRPGSPAVPLAEELERVVPLVREAVRLGAPISVDTYKPEVMQAVLDLGADIVNDIWALRQPGAAQVVARHARCGVCLMHMHRDPQTMQSAPMEGDVVLQVFSFLERAALDLRTLGVEKSRIVLDCGIGFGKTVEQNFTLLARQQELLALGHPLLAGWSRKSSLGSVTGLPVQERLVPSVAAAVLAVERGARIVRVHDVRETVAALAVWQAVRSQSHGAAPADARPTPIDKEEPGHDA; via the coding sequence ATGCTCTGGCAAACCTCCCGCTTCGACCTGGACCTGACGCGCCCGCGGGTCATGGGGATCGTCAACGTCACGCCCGACTCCTTCTCAGACGGCGGCCGGCACGCCGGCACGCAGGCCGCGCTGCGCCACTGCGAGCGGTTGCTGGAGGAGGGGGCCGACATCCTCGACATCGGCGGCGAGTCCACCCGCCCCGGCAGCCCGGCCGTGCCCCTGGCCGAGGAGCTCGAGCGCGTCGTGCCGCTGGTGCGCGAGGCCGTGCGCCTGGGGGCCCCCATTTCCGTCGATACTTACAAGCCCGAGGTCATGCAGGCCGTGCTGGACCTGGGGGCCGACATCGTCAACGACATCTGGGCCCTGCGCCAGCCCGGGGCGGCGCAGGTCGTCGCGCGCCATGCGCGCTGCGGCGTGTGCCTGATGCACATGCACCGCGACCCGCAGACCATGCAAAGCGCGCCCATGGAGGGCGACGTGGTGCTCCAAGTGTTCTCGTTCCTGGAGCGCGCGGCGCTGGACCTGCGGACCCTGGGGGTCGAAAAGTCCCGCATCGTGCTGGACTGCGGCATCGGCTTCGGCAAGACCGTGGAGCAGAACTTCACCCTGCTCGCGCGCCAGCAGGAACTGCTGGCACTGGGTCATCCGCTGCTGGCCGGCTGGTCGCGCAAGTCGTCGCTGGGCAGCGTCACGGGCCTGCCTGTGCAGGAGCGCCTGGTGCCTAGCGTCGCGGCCGCGGTGCTGGCCGTGGAGCGGGGGGCGCGCATCGTGCGCGTGCACGACGTGCGCGAGACCGTCGCGGCCCTGGCCGTCTGGCAGGCGGTGCGATCGCAGAGCCATGGCGCAGCCCCTGCGGATGCGCGACCAACACCCATCGACAAGGAAGAACCAGGCCATGACGCGTAA